One genomic window of Coffea eugenioides isolate CCC68of chromosome 1, Ceug_1.0, whole genome shotgun sequence includes the following:
- the LOC113773146 gene encoding transcription factor RAX2-like, whose protein sequence is MGRAPCCDKANVKKGPWSPEEDAKLKEFIEKFGTGGNWIALPQKAGLKRCGKSCRLRWLNYLRPNIKHGEFSDDEDRIICSLYASIGSRWSIIAAQLPGRTDNDIKNYWNTKLKKKLMGMIPLDPRKLPPFSNSLHTTSSPQSQAFSSLSQLYNDCSPYYSTSAKSCLTGFESFPSVQPNLLFNGNNNNVNPMATITAANHHSYLQGHNQEGLISPMQFYPGKDNMLIFGGTDQASCSSSDGSCSQISYGKEIKQEHMNGGSLHQGYNLSNSTNGYDHHHHQENQKFMVDYGNQISSTTWGDGRGNDHDQKPSVVLCGNSTSTTQLQYDLEEVKQLISSSNMSLFFNDENKTHESREAMYYYNY, encoded by the exons atgggAAGGGCTCCTTGCTGTGATAAGGCCAACGTGAAGAAGGGACCCTGGTCACCTGAAGAAGATGCAAAGCTGAAGGAGTTTATAGAGAAATTTGGGACTGGTGGCAACTGGATTGCTCTTCCTCAAAAAGCTG GTTTGAAGAGATGTGGGAAGAGCTGCAGGTTGAGATGGCTTAACTATCTTAGGCCAAACATCAAACATGGGGAATTTTCTGATGATGAAGACAGAATAATCTGCAGTTTGTATGCAAGCATTGGAAGCAG GTGGTCAATTATAGCTGCACAGTTGCCAGGAAGGACAGATAATGATATCAAGAACTACTGGAATACCAAGCTGAAGAAGAAGCTCATGGGGATGATTCCATTAGACCCAAGAAAACTACCCCCATTTTCAAATTCTCTTCATACAACTTCATCACCACAATCTCAAGCTTTTTCTAGCCTGTCTCAACTATATAATGATTGCAGCCCTTATTATTCGACCTCAGCAAAGTCATGTCTCACAGGCTTTGAATCCTTTCCCTCAGTCCAGCCAAATCTGCTGTTCAACGGCAACAACAACAACGTTAATCCTATGGCTACTATTACTGCTGCTAATCATCATTCTTATCTTCAAGGGCACAATCAAGAGGGTTTGATTAGTCCCATGCAGTTTTACCCTGGAAAGGATAATATGCTAATCTTTGGAGGTACTGATCAAGCAAGTTGTTCATCATCTGATGGAAGTTGCAGCCAGATCAGCTATGGAAAGGAGATCAAACAAGAGCATATGAACGGTGGTAGTCTTCATCAGGGTTACAATTTGTCTAACAGTACTAACGGTtatgatcatcatcatcatcaagaAAACCAAAAATTCATGGTTGACTATGGAAATCAAATCAGTTCAACTACATGGGGTGATGGAAGAGGTAATGATCATGATCAGAAGCCAAGTGTAGTGCTTTGTGGAAACAGTACTAGTACAACTCAACTCCAGTATGATCTTGAGGAAGTTAAGCAACTGATTAGCTCTAGTAACATGAGCTTGTTTTTCAATGATGAAAACAAGACACATGAGAGTAGGGAGGCTATGTACTACTACAACTACTGA
- the LOC113777675 gene encoding lactoylglutathione lyase isoform X2, producing MASSGSKESPANNPGLNTNLDDATKGYILQQTMYRIKDPEASLKFYSEVLGMSLLKRLDFPDMKFSLYFLGYEDTSSAPSDPVERTSWTFGRKATIELTHNWGTDKDPDFKGYHNGNSDPRGFGHIGITVDDTYKACQRFERLGVEFVKKPDDGKMKGIAFIKDPDGYWIEIFDTKTIGGVAADAA from the exons ATGGCTTCATCAGGGTCCAAGGAATCACCCGCCAACAATCCCGGACTCAATACCAACCTTGATGACGCCACCAAAGGTTACATCTTGCAACAAACT ATGTATCGGATTAAGGACCCAGAAGCTAGTTTGAAGTTCTACTCTGAAGTGTTGGGCATGTC GTTACTTAAGAGGTTGGATTTTCCAGATATGAAGTTTAGCTTATACTTTTTGGGATATGAG GATACGTCATCTGCCCCAAGTGATCCAGTTGAACGTACCTCTTGGACCTTCGGACGGAAAGCCACGATAGAGCTTACTCA TAACTGGGGTACGGACAAGGATCCTGATTTTAAAGGTTATCATAATGGAAATTCTGACCCTCGTGGGTTTG GACATATAGGCATCACAGTGGACGACACTTACAAGGCGTGCCAGAGATTTGAAAGATTAGGAGTGGAGTTCGTCAAAAAACCTGATGATG GAAAAATGAAGGGGATAGCATTCATTAAAGATCCTGATGGCTACTggattgaaatatttgatacCAAAACAATTGGAGGAGTGGCTGCTGATGCTGCTTGA
- the LOC113777675 gene encoding lactoylglutathione lyase isoform X1, with amino-acid sequence MAASLTKTAISQILRSTILITKCPVSKIPSSSISPFPIITKPKVPNFPKFIASPVMASSGSKESPANNPGLNTNLDDATKGYILQQTMYRIKDPEASLKFYSEVLGMSLLKRLDFPDMKFSLYFLGYEDTSSAPSDPVERTSWTFGRKATIELTHNWGTDKDPDFKGYHNGNSDPRGFGHIGITVDDTYKACQRFERLGVEFVKKPDDGKMKGIAFIKDPDGYWIEIFDTKTIGGVAADAA; translated from the exons ATGGCCGCTTCACTCACTAAAACCGCCATCTCTCAAATTCTTCGATCAACCATTCTCATTACCAAATGTCCTGTATCTAAAATCCCGTCTTCTTCCATCTCCCCTTTCCCCATAATAACTAAGCCAAAG GTTCCTAATTTTCCCAAATTCATAGCATCACCAGTAATGGCTTCATCAGGGTCCAAGGAATCACCCGCCAACAATCCCGGACTCAATACCAACCTTGATGACGCCACCAAAGGTTACATCTTGCAACAAACT ATGTATCGGATTAAGGACCCAGAAGCTAGTTTGAAGTTCTACTCTGAAGTGTTGGGCATGTC GTTACTTAAGAGGTTGGATTTTCCAGATATGAAGTTTAGCTTATACTTTTTGGGATATGAG GATACGTCATCTGCCCCAAGTGATCCAGTTGAACGTACCTCTTGGACCTTCGGACGGAAAGCCACGATAGAGCTTACTCA TAACTGGGGTACGGACAAGGATCCTGATTTTAAAGGTTATCATAATGGAAATTCTGACCCTCGTGGGTTTG GACATATAGGCATCACAGTGGACGACACTTACAAGGCGTGCCAGAGATTTGAAAGATTAGGAGTGGAGTTCGTCAAAAAACCTGATGATG GAAAAATGAAGGGGATAGCATTCATTAAAGATCCTGATGGCTACTggattgaaatatttgatacCAAAACAATTGGAGGAGTGGCTGCTGATGCTGCTTGA